One Panicum virgatum strain AP13 chromosome 3N, P.virgatum_v5, whole genome shotgun sequence DNA segment encodes these proteins:
- the LOC120666980 gene encoding probable LRR receptor-like serine/threonine-protein kinase At3g47570 isoform X1 translates to MGGGSKRHGLFGIVSSRYMLITSCLIYAVHVLPMCIAQPSDEQALLAFKASISGDPNGVLAAWTPTNGRVNATDSICRWSGVLCRSQRHPGRVTALELMSSNLTGLISPSLSNLSFLHTLNLSSNRLSGSIPSELGLLRRLQVISLGGNFLTGEIPTSLTNCARLTHLELQRNGLHGEIPVNLSCCRELRVFNVSVNTLSGGIPLSLGSLSKLEFFGLHRCNLTGGIPPSLGNLSSLLAFDASENLNLGGEIPDVLVRLTKLNFLRLASAGLGGKISASLFNISSLRVLDLGNNDLSGVLPDDIGSTLPRIEFLSLYNCGLKGRIPASIGNMTGLYLIQLHMNRLQGSVPPDIGRLKDLKVLNLESNQLEDKWDRDWPLIQALGNCSRLFGLSLSSNRFQGVLPPSLLNLTIGIQQILMNGNRISGLMPQEIGKFSNLRVLALADNALTGTIPDTIGGLRNMTGLDVSGNNLSGEIAPMLVANLTQLAFLDLSQNELHGSIPESFGTMRNIAILDLSYNQFSGMIPKQVLSLSSLTLFLNLSHNIFSGPIPSEVGRLTSLGILDLSNNRLSGEIPQALSQCQAMEYLFLQGNQLVGMIPQSLSSLKGLEYLDMSQNNLSGSVPDFLSTLQYLHYLNLSYNQFDGPVPTIGVFNDSRNFFAAGNRVCGGVSELQLPKCSGTDNSGKRLYKSRTVLILIITIGSFLALILITCTFVMYAKRLNQQIVQSNETSHAPKFIEEHWKLSYAELHRSTDGFSVANLIGVGSFGSVYRGTLGNEGLEVAIKVLNLLQHGAERSFLAECEALRSIRHRNLVKVITACSTMDHSGNDFKALVYEFMPNRDLDKWLHPLIGDVESSSRMLTMGERVSIALDVAEALDYLHHHGHVPIVHCDLKPSNVLLDNDMVAHVGDFGLSRFVQGANSNSFQHTSSTAGIKGTIGYIPPEYGMGVEISVEGDVYSYGILLLEMFTAKRPTDPLFQGGQSIRSYVAAAYPGRVMEAADPMLVQHGKNKMDDRSLEECMLSVFRVALRCTEESPRARLITRDAIRELIAVRDACIARD, encoded by the exons ATGGGCGGTGGTAGCAAGAGGCATGGCCTCTTTGGAATTGTGAGTTCCAGATACATGCTCATCACCAGTTGTCTCATCTATGCTGTTCATGTCCTTCCTATGTGCATAGCTCAGCCTTCTGATGAGCAAGCACTGCTTGCATTCAAGGCCAGCATCTCTGGTGATCCGAATGGAGTGCTTGCCGCATGGACACCCACCAATGGCAGGGTGAATGCCACAGATAGTATATGCCGGTGGAGCGGTGTGTTATGCCGCTCCCAACGGCACCCTGGCCGTGTCACGGCATTGGAGCTCATGTCATCTAACCTGACGGGTCTGATCAGCCCAAGCCTGTCCaacctctccttcctccacaCACTCAACCTCTCTAGCAACCGCCTCTCTGGCAGCATCCCCTCGGAGCTTGGCCTTCTGCGGCGCCTCCAAGTCATCAGCCTAGGAGGGAATTTCCTCACTGGTGAGATACCAACATCTCTCACCAACTGTGCCCGTCTCACCCATTTGGAGTTGCAACGGAATGGGTTGCATGGTGAGATCCCAGTGAACTTGAGCTGCTGCAGGGAGCTCCGGGTTTTCAACGTCAGTGTGAACACCTTGTCGGGTGGTATTCCTTTATCACTTGGTTCACTGTCAAAGCTTGAGTTCTTTGGGCTTCATCGTTGCAACCTCACTGGTGGCATTCCTCCATCGTTGGGTAACCTTTCATC actcCTGGCATTTGACGCCAGTGAGAATTTAAATTTGGGCGGTGAGATACCAGATGTGCTAGTGAGACTAACCAAGCTGAACTTTCTGAGGCTAGCTTCTGCTGGCCTTGGAGGAAAAATCTCAGCCTCTCTGTTTAACATATCATCCCTTAGGGTACTTGACTTGGGAAACAATGATCTATCTGGTGTGCTGCCTGATGACATTGGTTCCACTCTACCACGAATTGAATTCCTTTCTTTGTACAACTGTGGGCTCAAAGGGCGCATCCCCGCATCAATAGGCAACATGACAGGACTCTATCTGATCCAGCTTCACATGAACAGACTGCAGGGTAGTGTGCCACCTGACATTGGCAGGCTCAAGGATCTTAAGGTGCTGAACCTGGAGTCTAACCAGCTTGAGGACAAATGGGACAGGGACTGGCCTCTGATACAAGCACTAGGGAATTGCAGTAGGCTGTTTGGGCTGAGCCTTTCTAGTAACAGGTTTCAAGGTGTGCTTCCCCCTTCTCTTCTCAACCTCACCATTGGCATACAACAAATCTTAATGAATGGAAACAGGATAAGTGGTTTGATGCCCCAAGAGATTGGTAAATTCAGCAACCTTCGTGTTCTTGCGCTTGCTGACAATGCCTTGACTGGTACCATTCCAGACACCATTGGTGGTCTTCGCAACATGACTGGGCTAGATGTGTCTGGCAATAACTTATCTGGTGAGATCGCACCTATGCTTGTTGCAAACCTTACTCAGCTTGCTTTCCTGGATCTGTCACAGAACGAATTGCATGGAAGCATACCCGAGAGCTTTGGAACTATGAGAAATATTGCGATCCTAGACTTGTCGTACAATCAGTTTAGTGGCATGATACCAAAACAGGTTCTCAGTCTCTCCTCTCTAACCCTGTTCCTTAATCTGTCTCACAACATCTTCTCAGGTCCAATACCTTCAGAAGTAGGTAGATTGACCAGCCTTGGGATTTTGGACTTGTCGAACAATAGGCTCTCAGGAGAGATACCACAGGCGCTCTCGCAATGCCAAGCGATGGAGTACTTATTTCTGCAGGGAAACCAGCTTGTTGGTATGATCCCCCAATCACTCAGCTCACTGAAAGGGCTTGAATACTTGGACATGTCACAGAATAACTTGTCCGGTTCAGTGCCTGATTTCTTATCAACATTGCAGTATTTGCATTACCTGAACCTGTCCTACAACCAGTTTGATGGACCAGTGCCGACAATAGGAGTATTCAATGATTCAAGAAACTTCTTTGCTGCTGGGAACAGAGTTTGTGGTGGTGTTTCAGAGTTGCAGCTGCCGAAATGCTCTGGTACTGATAACTCTGGTAAGAGGTTATACAAATCAAGAACTGTACTGATCCTGATTATTACCATAGGATCTTTCTTGGCCCTAATCCTCATCACATGCACGTTTGTGATGTATGCAAAGCGACTGAATCAGCAGATTGTGCAGAGTAATGAGACATCTCATGCGCCAAAGTTCATAGAGGAGCACTGGAAATTGTCCTATGCTGAACTGCACAGGTCTACTGATGGGTTTTCTGTGGCTAATCTCATTGGTGTTGGAAGCTTTGGCTCAGTGTACAGAGGAACACTCGGTAATGAAGGGCTGGAAGTCGCAATAAAAGTACTGAACCTCCTACAGCATGGTGCCGAGCGGAGTTTCCTAGCTGAATGTGAGGCGCTGAGAAGTATCCGACACCGCAATCTAGTAAAGGTCATCACAGCCTGTTCAACCATGGATCACAGTGGGAATGATTTTAAAGCTTTGGTGTATGAGTTCATGCCTAACAGAGACCTGGACAAATGGCTTCATCCATTAATTGGGGATGTTGAGAGTTCCTCTCGGATGCTAACCATGGGTGAAAGAGTGAGCATTGCCCTCGACGTTGCTGAGGCTCTTGACTATCTCCACCACCATGGCCATGTCCCAATTGTCCACTGTGATCTGAAACCGAGCAATGTCCTTCTCGACAACGACATGGTTGCCCATGTAGGAGACTTTGGTCTGTCACGTTTTGTTCAGGGAGCAAACAGCAACTCATTCCAACACACTAGTAGTACAGCTGGAATCAAGGGTACAATTGGATACATTCCTCCAG AGTATGGAATGGGTGTTGAAATTTCGGTGGAAGGCGATGTCTACAGCTACGGGATTCTCCTTCTCGAGATGTTCACTGCGAAGCGGCCAACCGACCCTCTGTTTCAGGGAGGCCAAAGCATCCGCAGCTATGTTGCAGCAGCTTACCCTGGGAGAGTCATGGAAGCCGCTGATCCAATGCTGGTTCAGCACGGCAAGAATAAGATGGATGACAGAAGTTTAGAGGAGTGCATGCTGTCAGTGTTCCGAGTCGCATTGCGATGCACGGAGGAATCGCCGAGAGCAAGGCTGATCACGAGAGATGCCATCAGAGAGCTAATAGCTGTGAGGGATGCTTGTATTGCAAGAGATTAG
- the LOC120666980 gene encoding probable LRR receptor-like serine/threonine-protein kinase At3g47570 isoform X2, with protein sequence MGGGSKRHGLFGIVSSRYMLITSCLIYAVHVLPMCIAQPSDEQALLAFKASISGDPNGVLAAWTPTNGRVNATDSICRWSGVLCRSQRHPGRVTALELMSSNLTGLISPSLSNLSFLHTLNLSSNRLSGSIPSELGLLRRLQVISLGGNFLTGEIPTSLTNCARLTHLELQRNGLHGEIPVNLSCCRELRVFNVSVNTLSGGIPLSLGSLSKLEFFGLHRCNLTGGIPPSLGNLSSLLAFDASENLNLGGEIPDVLVRLTKLNFLRLASAGLGGKISASLFNISSLRVLDLGNNDLSGVLPDDIGSTLPRIEFLSLYNCGLKGRIPASIGNMTGLYLIQLHMNRLQGSVPPDIGRLKDLKVLNLESNQLEDKWDRDWPLIQALGNCSRLFGLSLSSNRFQGVLPPSLLNLTIGIQQILMNGNRISGLMPQEIGKFSNLRVLALADNALTGTIPDTIGGLRNMTGLDVSGNNLSGPIPSEVGRLTSLGILDLSNNRLSGEIPQALSQCQAMEYLFLQGNQLVGMIPQSLSSLKGLEYLDMSQNNLSGSVPDFLSTLQYLHYLNLSYNQFDGPVPTIGVFNDSRNFFAAGNRVCGGVSELQLPKCSGTDNSGKRLYKSRTVLILIITIGSFLALILITCTFVMYAKRLNQQIVQSNETSHAPKFIEEHWKLSYAELHRSTDGFSVANLIGVGSFGSVYRGTLGNEGLEVAIKVLNLLQHGAERSFLAECEALRSIRHRNLVKVITACSTMDHSGNDFKALVYEFMPNRDLDKWLHPLIGDVESSSRMLTMGERVSIALDVAEALDYLHHHGHVPIVHCDLKPSNVLLDNDMVAHVGDFGLSRFVQGANSNSFQHTSSTAGIKGTIGYIPPEYGMGVEISVEGDVYSYGILLLEMFTAKRPTDPLFQGGQSIRSYVAAAYPGRVMEAADPMLVQHGKNKMDDRSLEECMLSVFRVALRCTEESPRARLITRDAIRELIAVRDACIARD encoded by the exons ATGGGCGGTGGTAGCAAGAGGCATGGCCTCTTTGGAATTGTGAGTTCCAGATACATGCTCATCACCAGTTGTCTCATCTATGCTGTTCATGTCCTTCCTATGTGCATAGCTCAGCCTTCTGATGAGCAAGCACTGCTTGCATTCAAGGCCAGCATCTCTGGTGATCCGAATGGAGTGCTTGCCGCATGGACACCCACCAATGGCAGGGTGAATGCCACAGATAGTATATGCCGGTGGAGCGGTGTGTTATGCCGCTCCCAACGGCACCCTGGCCGTGTCACGGCATTGGAGCTCATGTCATCTAACCTGACGGGTCTGATCAGCCCAAGCCTGTCCaacctctccttcctccacaCACTCAACCTCTCTAGCAACCGCCTCTCTGGCAGCATCCCCTCGGAGCTTGGCCTTCTGCGGCGCCTCCAAGTCATCAGCCTAGGAGGGAATTTCCTCACTGGTGAGATACCAACATCTCTCACCAACTGTGCCCGTCTCACCCATTTGGAGTTGCAACGGAATGGGTTGCATGGTGAGATCCCAGTGAACTTGAGCTGCTGCAGGGAGCTCCGGGTTTTCAACGTCAGTGTGAACACCTTGTCGGGTGGTATTCCTTTATCACTTGGTTCACTGTCAAAGCTTGAGTTCTTTGGGCTTCATCGTTGCAACCTCACTGGTGGCATTCCTCCATCGTTGGGTAACCTTTCATC actcCTGGCATTTGACGCCAGTGAGAATTTAAATTTGGGCGGTGAGATACCAGATGTGCTAGTGAGACTAACCAAGCTGAACTTTCTGAGGCTAGCTTCTGCTGGCCTTGGAGGAAAAATCTCAGCCTCTCTGTTTAACATATCATCCCTTAGGGTACTTGACTTGGGAAACAATGATCTATCTGGTGTGCTGCCTGATGACATTGGTTCCACTCTACCACGAATTGAATTCCTTTCTTTGTACAACTGTGGGCTCAAAGGGCGCATCCCCGCATCAATAGGCAACATGACAGGACTCTATCTGATCCAGCTTCACATGAACAGACTGCAGGGTAGTGTGCCACCTGACATTGGCAGGCTCAAGGATCTTAAGGTGCTGAACCTGGAGTCTAACCAGCTTGAGGACAAATGGGACAGGGACTGGCCTCTGATACAAGCACTAGGGAATTGCAGTAGGCTGTTTGGGCTGAGCCTTTCTAGTAACAGGTTTCAAGGTGTGCTTCCCCCTTCTCTTCTCAACCTCACCATTGGCATACAACAAATCTTAATGAATGGAAACAGGATAAGTGGTTTGATGCCCCAAGAGATTGGTAAATTCAGCAACCTTCGTGTTCTTGCGCTTGCTGACAATGCCTTGACTGGTACCATTCCAGACACCATTGGTGGTCTTCGCAACATGACTGGGCTAGATGTGTCTGGCAATAACTTATCTG GTCCAATACCTTCAGAAGTAGGTAGATTGACCAGCCTTGGGATTTTGGACTTGTCGAACAATAGGCTCTCAGGAGAGATACCACAGGCGCTCTCGCAATGCCAAGCGATGGAGTACTTATTTCTGCAGGGAAACCAGCTTGTTGGTATGATCCCCCAATCACTCAGCTCACTGAAAGGGCTTGAATACTTGGACATGTCACAGAATAACTTGTCCGGTTCAGTGCCTGATTTCTTATCAACATTGCAGTATTTGCATTACCTGAACCTGTCCTACAACCAGTTTGATGGACCAGTGCCGACAATAGGAGTATTCAATGATTCAAGAAACTTCTTTGCTGCTGGGAACAGAGTTTGTGGTGGTGTTTCAGAGTTGCAGCTGCCGAAATGCTCTGGTACTGATAACTCTGGTAAGAGGTTATACAAATCAAGAACTGTACTGATCCTGATTATTACCATAGGATCTTTCTTGGCCCTAATCCTCATCACATGCACGTTTGTGATGTATGCAAAGCGACTGAATCAGCAGATTGTGCAGAGTAATGAGACATCTCATGCGCCAAAGTTCATAGAGGAGCACTGGAAATTGTCCTATGCTGAACTGCACAGGTCTACTGATGGGTTTTCTGTGGCTAATCTCATTGGTGTTGGAAGCTTTGGCTCAGTGTACAGAGGAACACTCGGTAATGAAGGGCTGGAAGTCGCAATAAAAGTACTGAACCTCCTACAGCATGGTGCCGAGCGGAGTTTCCTAGCTGAATGTGAGGCGCTGAGAAGTATCCGACACCGCAATCTAGTAAAGGTCATCACAGCCTGTTCAACCATGGATCACAGTGGGAATGATTTTAAAGCTTTGGTGTATGAGTTCATGCCTAACAGAGACCTGGACAAATGGCTTCATCCATTAATTGGGGATGTTGAGAGTTCCTCTCGGATGCTAACCATGGGTGAAAGAGTGAGCATTGCCCTCGACGTTGCTGAGGCTCTTGACTATCTCCACCACCATGGCCATGTCCCAATTGTCCACTGTGATCTGAAACCGAGCAATGTCCTTCTCGACAACGACATGGTTGCCCATGTAGGAGACTTTGGTCTGTCACGTTTTGTTCAGGGAGCAAACAGCAACTCATTCCAACACACTAGTAGTACAGCTGGAATCAAGGGTACAATTGGATACATTCCTCCAG AGTATGGAATGGGTGTTGAAATTTCGGTGGAAGGCGATGTCTACAGCTACGGGATTCTCCTTCTCGAGATGTTCACTGCGAAGCGGCCAACCGACCCTCTGTTTCAGGGAGGCCAAAGCATCCGCAGCTATGTTGCAGCAGCTTACCCTGGGAGAGTCATGGAAGCCGCTGATCCAATGCTGGTTCAGCACGGCAAGAATAAGATGGATGACAGAAGTTTAGAGGAGTGCATGCTGTCAGTGTTCCGAGTCGCATTGCGATGCACGGAGGAATCGCCGAGAGCAAGGCTGATCACGAGAGATGCCATCAGAGAGCTAATAGCTGTGAGGGATGCTTGTATTGCAAGAGATTAG